A genome region from Geobacter pickeringii includes the following:
- a CDS encoding O-acetylhomoserine aminocarboxypropyltransferase/cysteine synthase family protein, with amino-acid sequence MKREFRLDTLLIHGGLEPGPAGATTVPIVQSSSFAHDTAEDLEDIFRGRQVGHVYTRINNPTTESLERRLTLLEGGISAIATSSGMAAITLAVLTIVRSGDEILSSASLFGGTFSLFRDTLSNYGIATRFVDPSDLGAMRAAVTERTRLIFVETMGNPRLDVPDLAALAEIAREAGVPLVVDATVTTPVLGRVKELGADIVVHSTSKYINGTGSAIGGAIIDCGTFDWKRASYPHFEPFVKKFRQFAFTARARKLIHKDLGACPAPMNSYLFSEGIETMALRMERHCANAQRLAEFLAAHPTVAWVNYPGLASSPWHETAKAQFGGRYGALLTFGLADKGAAFRCIDGLRLAKNLANIGDAKTLVIHPASTICADFGPEEKALMGVSEEMIRVSVGIEAIDDIIEDFGEALAGC; translated from the coding sequence ATGAAACGGGAATTTCGCCTCGACACGCTGCTGATCCACGGCGGCCTGGAGCCCGGCCCGGCGGGGGCCACCACGGTTCCCATCGTCCAGTCCTCCTCCTTCGCCCATGACACCGCCGAAGACCTGGAAGACATCTTCCGCGGCCGGCAGGTGGGGCACGTCTACACCCGGATCAACAACCCGACCACCGAGAGCCTGGAGCGCCGTCTGACGCTGCTGGAAGGGGGGATCTCGGCCATCGCCACCTCGTCGGGGATGGCGGCCATCACCCTGGCGGTGCTGACCATCGTCCGCAGCGGCGACGAGATCCTCTCCTCCGCCTCGCTCTTCGGCGGCACCTTTTCCCTCTTCCGCGACACCCTCTCCAACTACGGCATCGCCACCCGCTTCGTCGACCCGAGCGACCTCGGCGCCATGCGCGCCGCCGTCACCGAGCGAACCCGCCTCATCTTCGTGGAAACCATGGGGAACCCGCGGCTCGACGTCCCCGACCTGGCGGCCCTGGCGGAGATCGCCCGGGAGGCCGGCGTTCCCCTTGTGGTGGACGCCACCGTTACCACCCCGGTCCTCGGCCGGGTGAAGGAACTGGGGGCCGACATCGTCGTCCACTCCACCAGCAAGTACATCAACGGCACCGGCAGCGCCATCGGCGGGGCGATCATCGACTGCGGCACCTTCGACTGGAAGCGGGCGAGCTATCCCCACTTCGAGCCGTTCGTGAAGAAGTTCCGCCAGTTCGCCTTCACCGCCCGGGCCCGGAAGCTCATCCACAAAGATCTCGGCGCCTGTCCCGCCCCCATGAACTCCTACCTCTTCTCCGAGGGGATCGAGACCATGGCGCTGCGGATGGAGCGCCACTGCGCAAACGCCCAGCGCCTGGCGGAGTTCCTGGCCGCCCACCCCACGGTGGCGTGGGTCAACTATCCCGGCCTTGCCAGCTCGCCGTGGCACGAGACCGCCAAAGCGCAGTTCGGCGGCCGCTACGGGGCGCTCCTCACCTTCGGCCTGGCCGACAAGGGGGCCGCCTTCCGCTGCATCGACGGCCTGCGCCTGGCCAAGAACCTGGCCAACATCGGCGATGCCAAGACCCTGGTGATCCACCCCGCCAGCACCATCTGCGCCGACTTCGGTCCCGAGGAGAAAGCCCTCATGGGGGTGAGCGAGGAGATGATCCGCGTCTCCGTCGGCATCGAGGCCATTGACGACATCATCGAGGACTTCGGGGAAGCGTTGGCAGGCTGTTGA
- the thiS gene encoding sulfur carrier protein ThiS codes for MNLTVNGKPSTVDGAESLNVTELLSALTVAQAEYVTVELNGEVLEREAFDATTVKDGDSVEFLYFMGGGH; via the coding sequence ATGAACCTGACGGTAAACGGAAAACCTTCCACGGTGGATGGCGCGGAAAGCCTGAACGTGACCGAGCTCCTCTCGGCGCTCACGGTGGCCCAGGCCGAGTACGTGACGGTGGAGCTGAACGGCGAGGTGCTGGAGCGGGAGGCGTTTGACGCCACCACAGTGAAAGATGGTGACAGCGTGGAGTTTCTTTACTTTATGGGCGGGGGACACTAG
- a CDS encoding HesA/MoeB/ThiF family protein: MFTDQQIERYSRHIILKEVGGKGQKKLLDGKVMVIGAGGLGAPIALYLAAAGVGTIGIADADVVDLSNLQRQVIHFTADVGKPKVESAREKMEAMNPDVTVRTYQEWISAANIARIIADYDFVIDGTDNFAAKFLINDACVMAGKPYSHGGILQFDGQTMTVKPGESPCYRCIFPAPPPKDAIPTCSQAGVIGVLPGVLGTIQATEAIKHLLGQGELLTGRLLTYNALRMRFREVPVKKSATCPVCGENPTVTELVDELDALNVCDLEKA; encoded by the coding sequence ATGTTCACTGACCAGCAGATCGAGCGCTACTCCCGCCACATCATCCTGAAGGAGGTAGGCGGAAAGGGGCAGAAGAAGCTCCTGGACGGGAAGGTGATGGTGATCGGCGCCGGCGGCCTCGGGGCCCCCATCGCCCTCTACCTGGCCGCGGCCGGGGTCGGCACCATCGGCATCGCCGACGCCGACGTGGTGGACCTCTCCAACCTCCAGCGGCAGGTGATCCACTTCACCGCCGACGTAGGGAAGCCGAAGGTGGAGTCGGCCCGGGAGAAGATGGAGGCCATGAACCCCGACGTGACGGTGCGGACCTACCAGGAGTGGATCTCCGCCGCCAACATCGCCCGGATCATCGCCGACTACGACTTCGTCATCGACGGCACCGACAACTTCGCCGCCAAGTTCCTCATCAACGACGCCTGCGTCATGGCGGGGAAACCGTACTCCCACGGCGGCATCCTCCAGTTCGACGGCCAGACCATGACGGTGAAGCCGGGGGAATCCCCCTGCTACCGCTGCATCTTCCCGGCTCCGCCCCCCAAGGATGCCATCCCCACCTGCTCCCAGGCTGGGGTCATCGGCGTCCTCCCCGGGGTGCTCGGCACCATCCAGGCCACCGAGGCGATCAAGCACCTGCTCGGCCAGGGGGAGCTCCTCACCGGCCGGCTCCTCACCTACAACGCCCTGCGGATGCGCTTCCGCGAGGTGCCGGTGAAGAAGAGCGCCACCTGCCCGGTCTGCGGCGAGAACCCCACCGTGACGGAGCTGGTGGACGAGCTCGATGCGCTGAACGTCTGCGACCTGGAGAAAGCATGA
- a CDS encoding M67 family metallopeptidase — MLKIPHNIYDDLIAHARADFPIEACGILGGIDGAVSAIFRMANTDRSNEHFMMDPKEQFAVVKELRSRGLAMLAVYHSHPESPARPSEEDIRLALTPGVSYVIVSLAGAEPDVKSFRIVDGVVEPEPIEIVE, encoded by the coding sequence ATGCTGAAAATTCCGCACAACATTTACGACGACCTCATCGCCCACGCCCGGGCCGACTTCCCCATCGAGGCGTGCGGCATCCTCGGCGGCATCGACGGCGCCGTTTCGGCCATCTTCCGGATGGCCAACACCGACCGGAGCAACGAGCACTTCATGATGGATCCGAAGGAGCAGTTCGCCGTGGTGAAGGAGCTCCGCAGCCGGGGGCTTGCGATGCTCGCCGTCTACCACTCCCACCCGGAGAGCCCGGCCCGGCCGTCGGAGGAGGATATCCGCCTGGCCCTCACCCCCGGCGTTTCTTACGTCATCGTCTCCCTGGCCGGGGCGGAGCCCGACGTGAAGTCGTTCCGCATCGTCGACGGGGTGGTGGAGCCGGAGCCGATCGAGATCGTGGAATAA
- a CDS encoding 4Fe-4S dicluster domain-containing protein has translation MSDEKKSTAIDLKNLKAGGFIKERGKDLFTVRLRVPGGRLPVGRLKKIAEVAEKYGQGMVHLSVRQSVELININFKDFDAVVAELGEGTQKVASCGARVRVPTACGGCEYNPNGLVDTQKSALEVDEKLFGTPTGHHKFKVGFAGCPFDCPKSATNDVGFQGAIWPVLEQDDCIGCGLCAKSCTEGAIAMDDAKRPVFTGDNCLYCGDCVKVCPTEAWKTEKKGYTVRIGGKWGRRPLVGTLFAEFLPEDRVVDFITAVLDWYKEKAEGEGRIRLGDVIRAEGAAALLGHLRERFPGFVVDATIPPQAIATQIGKER, from the coding sequence ATGTCTGACGAGAAAAAGAGCACCGCCATCGACCTGAAGAACCTCAAGGCCGGCGGCTTCATCAAGGAGCGGGGGAAAGACCTCTTCACCGTGCGGCTGCGGGTACCCGGCGGGCGGCTGCCGGTGGGGCGGCTGAAGAAGATCGCCGAGGTGGCGGAGAAGTACGGCCAGGGGATGGTGCATCTCTCGGTCCGCCAGTCGGTGGAGCTGATCAACATCAACTTCAAGGATTTCGACGCCGTGGTGGCGGAGCTGGGGGAAGGGACCCAGAAGGTCGCCTCCTGCGGCGCCCGGGTCCGGGTCCCCACCGCCTGTGGCGGCTGCGAGTACAACCCCAACGGCCTTGTCGACACCCAGAAGTCGGCCCTGGAGGTGGACGAGAAGCTCTTCGGGACCCCCACCGGCCACCACAAGTTCAAGGTCGGCTTTGCCGGCTGCCCCTTCGACTGTCCCAAGTCGGCCACCAACGACGTCGGGTTCCAGGGAGCCATCTGGCCGGTGCTGGAGCAGGACGACTGCATCGGCTGCGGCCTCTGCGCCAAGTCGTGCACCGAGGGGGCCATCGCCATGGACGACGCGAAGCGCCCCGTCTTCACCGGCGACAACTGCCTCTACTGCGGCGACTGCGTCAAGGTCTGCCCCACCGAGGCGTGGAAGACGGAGAAGAAGGGGTACACGGTGCGGATCGGCGGCAAGTGGGGGCGGCGCCCCCTGGTGGGCACCCTCTTCGCCGAGTTCCTGCCGGAGGATCGGGTGGTCGACTTCATCACCGCGGTGCTCGACTGGTACAAGGAGAAGGCCGAAGGGGAGGGGAGGATCAGGCTCGGCGACGTGATCCGCGCCGAAGGGGCCGCTGCGCTTCTGGGCCATCTGCGGGAGCGGTTTCCCGGCTTCGTGGTGGACGCCACCATCCCCCCTCAGGCCATTGCAACCCAGATCGGAAAGGAGAGGTGA
- a CDS encoding sulfurtransferase TusA family protein, with protein MTTVDLRGVTCPTNFVKAKLALEMVDTGAVIEFLLDDGEPVKNVPRSLKAEGHKLLGLKETDGYYVLTLEKGEE; from the coding sequence ATGACGACGGTCGATCTGCGCGGGGTGACCTGCCCCACCAACTTCGTCAAGGCCAAGCTGGCGCTGGAGATGGTCGACACCGGCGCGGTGATCGAGTTCCTCCTCGACGACGGCGAGCCGGTGAAAAACGTCCCCCGGAGCCTCAAGGCGGAGGGGCACAAGCTCCTCGGCCTCAAGGAGACCGACGGCTACTACGTCCTCACCCTGGAGAAGGGGGAGGAGTGA
- a CDS encoding methyl-accepting chemotaxis protein codes for MKIRTKFIAVNVMVVGLALASVTAACLFEFNRELRHQAMISQETRLKTLWELLRQKGGTFSAADGKLKAGEYVVNGNYELPDKLKELAGGTATIFLGDTRVSTNVLKPDGSRAVGTRLQGPAYETVLREGKPFRGEVEVLDVPYFAAYDPIRNPQGEVIGALYVGVRKSEFFASYDNLKWVVAGIALLIILVAGIIARFVVHHLFRPLDRMHDMLRDVAEGEGDLTKRLDYLEANEVGEMSRSFNTFMDKLHGIISVVSQTVAQLAAASTQVRGSSEIMAGGAEQVADQAGTAATAGEEMAATSADIARNCAVAAEGAQQAADAATDGTTVVEHTVTVMNRIADRVKGSARKVESLGSRSDQIGEIVGTIEEIADQTNLLALNAAIEAARAGEQGRGFAVVADEVRALAERTTTATKEIAQMIKGIQAETRLAVSAMEEGVHDVETGTTEAARSGEALRSILDQISAVALQVNQISVAAEEQTATTCEISATMQEINGVVKHTAQGALESAAAASQLSSLAEELRQLVGQFRLA; via the coding sequence ATGAAGATCAGAACGAAATTCATAGCGGTGAACGTGATGGTGGTGGGTCTCGCCCTGGCGAGCGTGACGGCGGCCTGCCTCTTCGAGTTCAACCGCGAACTGCGGCATCAGGCGATGATCTCCCAGGAGACGCGCCTCAAGACGCTCTGGGAGTTGCTGCGACAAAAGGGAGGGACCTTTTCGGCGGCCGACGGGAAGCTGAAGGCGGGAGAGTACGTCGTCAACGGCAACTACGAGCTTCCCGACAAGCTGAAGGAGCTGGCGGGGGGGACCGCCACCATCTTTCTGGGGGATACCCGGGTCTCCACCAACGTGCTGAAGCCCGACGGCTCCCGGGCGGTGGGGACCAGACTCCAGGGTCCCGCCTACGAAACGGTCCTTCGCGAGGGGAAACCGTTCCGGGGAGAGGTGGAGGTCCTCGACGTCCCCTACTTCGCCGCCTACGACCCCATCAGGAACCCCCAGGGGGAGGTGATCGGCGCCCTCTACGTCGGGGTCAGGAAGAGCGAGTTCTTCGCCTCCTATGACAATCTCAAGTGGGTCGTCGCCGGCATCGCCCTCCTGATCATCCTGGTGGCGGGGATTATCGCCCGGTTTGTGGTCCATCACCTGTTCAGGCCCCTCGACCGGATGCACGACATGCTCCGCGACGTGGCCGAAGGGGAGGGGGACCTGACCAAGCGGCTCGACTATCTGGAAGCGAACGAGGTGGGGGAGATGAGCCGGTCGTTCAACACCTTCATGGACAAGCTCCACGGGATAATTTCCGTGGTTTCCCAGACGGTGGCGCAGCTGGCGGCGGCCTCGACCCAGGTCCGCGGCTCATCCGAGATCATGGCCGGCGGCGCCGAGCAGGTTGCCGACCAGGCGGGGACCGCCGCCACGGCCGGGGAGGAGATGGCGGCGACCTCCGCCGACATCGCCCGCAACTGCGCCGTGGCCGCCGAGGGTGCCCAGCAGGCCGCCGATGCGGCCACGGACGGCACCACCGTGGTGGAGCATACCGTCACGGTCATGAACCGGATCGCCGACCGGGTGAAGGGGTCGGCCCGAAAGGTGGAGAGCCTTGGGAGCCGGAGCGACCAGATCGGCGAGATTGTCGGCACCATCGAGGAGATTGCCGACCAGACGAACCTCCTGGCGCTGAACGCCGCCATCGAGGCGGCCCGGGCCGGAGAGCAGGGACGGGGCTTCGCCGTGGTTGCCGACGAGGTGCGGGCCCTGGCCGAGCGGACCACCACGGCCACCAAGGAGATCGCCCAGATGATCAAGGGGATCCAGGCGGAGACCCGGTTGGCGGTTTCCGCCATGGAGGAGGGGGTGCACGACGTGGAGACCGGCACCACCGAGGCTGCCCGCTCGGGGGAGGCGCTCCGGAGCATTCTCGACCAGATCAGCGCCGTCGCCCTCCAGGTGAACCAGATCTCCGTCGCCGCCGAGGAGCAGACCGCCACCACCTGCGAGATCAGCGCAACCATGCAGGAGATCAACGGCGTCGTGAAGCATACGGCCCAGGGCGCCCTGGAGTCGGCCGCCGCAGCGAGCCAGCTCAGCAGCCTGGCCGAGGAACTCAGGCAGCTCGTGGGGCAGTTCCGGCTGGCGTAA
- a CDS encoding methyl-accepting chemotaxis protein, with amino-acid sequence MKIRVKLLLILLLPAVGLLYFAAKEIVSAYRLMTRIKTVAAVAELTVKASAAIHELQKERGMTAGYLASGGATFREELPLQRRVTDARIAAFKGEAAAGVERLAMLREPLQAAAGRLGKLEETRTAVSSLALPVKDAVAYYSGTIGTLIDVANTVVEASDHHELTSQAAAYVALLSAKEQAGRERATLNGVFTANGFDDESYRRFVSVLAAQETYLNQFNFYASERFRTAFREKVGGEVSRPVEEMRRIAIDRHATGNFGVEPQAWFAAITRKIDSMKEVDDLLSASLKETATRLAGEARNKLVASIAISTVLLLLAGIGGLFLVASIMRPLNGILVMLKDVAEGEGDLTKRLDAGSRDELGEICSLFNIFIEKLHGIILRVAQNTAQLATAASQVYGTSEQMATGAEEVASQAGTVAIAGEEMAATSAEIAQNCAMAADGARHATSSATGGVAVVEGTVVVMTRIAERVTESARTVESLGSRSDQIGAIIGTIEDIADQTNLLALNAAIEAARAGEQGRGFAVVADEVRALAERTTRATREIGEMIKSIQAETRGAVASMEEGVQEVGRGTAEAGKSGEALREILAQINSVAMQVNQIATAAEEQTATTSEISRNMQEITDVVHHTARGAQETAEAANQLNRLAEDLQRLVGQFRLAG; translated from the coding sequence ATGAAAATCAGGGTAAAGCTGCTGCTGATACTTCTGCTGCCGGCGGTCGGACTGCTTTATTTCGCGGCGAAGGAGATCGTTTCGGCGTACCGGCTCATGACCAGGATTAAGACGGTAGCTGCCGTGGCGGAACTGACGGTGAAGGCGAGCGCCGCTATTCACGAGCTCCAGAAGGAGCGGGGGATGACGGCCGGTTATCTCGCCTCGGGGGGAGCGACGTTCCGCGAAGAGCTCCCGCTCCAGCGCCGGGTGACCGATGCCCGGATTGCCGCGTTCAAGGGGGAGGCCGCCGCCGGCGTGGAGCGTCTGGCGATGCTGAGGGAGCCGCTCCAGGCGGCTGCCGGCCGGCTCGGTAAGCTGGAGGAGACCCGGACGGCGGTTTCCTCCCTCGCCCTTCCGGTGAAGGACGCCGTTGCCTACTATTCGGGAACCATCGGCACCCTCATCGATGTGGCGAATACCGTCGTCGAGGCGAGCGACCACCATGAACTGACGAGCCAGGCGGCCGCCTACGTGGCCCTCCTTTCGGCCAAGGAACAGGCTGGGCGGGAGCGGGCGACCCTCAACGGCGTGTTCACCGCCAACGGCTTCGATGATGAAAGCTACCGGCGTTTCGTCTCGGTCCTCGCCGCCCAGGAAACCTACCTGAACCAGTTCAATTTCTACGCCTCGGAACGCTTCCGGACCGCATTCCGGGAGAAGGTGGGGGGGGAGGTCAGCCGGCCGGTGGAGGAGATGCGCCGCATCGCCATCGACAGGCATGCCACGGGGAACTTCGGCGTCGAGCCCCAGGCGTGGTTCGCCGCCATCACCCGGAAGATCGACTCCATGAAGGAGGTGGATGATCTCCTCTCCGCCAGCCTGAAGGAGACGGCGACCAGGCTCGCCGGCGAGGCCCGGAACAAACTGGTGGCCAGCATTGCCATTTCGACGGTCCTGCTCCTGCTGGCGGGGATCGGGGGGCTCTTCCTGGTGGCGAGCATCATGCGCCCCCTCAACGGCATCCTCGTCATGCTGAAGGACGTGGCCGAGGGGGAGGGAGACCTGACCAAGCGCCTCGATGCCGGCAGCCGTGACGAACTGGGCGAGATCTGCTCGCTCTTCAATATCTTCATCGAGAAGCTCCACGGAATCATCCTGCGGGTCGCCCAGAACACGGCCCAACTGGCGACCGCCGCATCCCAGGTCTACGGCACCTCGGAGCAGATGGCCACCGGGGCCGAGGAGGTCGCCTCCCAGGCGGGAACCGTCGCCATCGCCGGAGAGGAGATGGCGGCGACCTCTGCGGAGATCGCCCAGAACTGCGCCATGGCGGCGGACGGGGCCCGGCACGCCACATCTTCTGCCACTGGCGGGGTGGCGGTGGTGGAGGGGACGGTGGTGGTCATGACCCGCATTGCCGAGCGGGTGACGGAGTCGGCCCGCACCGTCGAGAGCCTCGGGAGCCGGAGCGACCAGATCGGCGCCATCATCGGCACCATAGAGGATATCGCCGACCAGACCAATCTCCTGGCGCTGAACGCCGCCATCGAGGCGGCCCGGGCCGGGGAACAGGGGCGCGGGTTCGCCGTGGTGGCCGACGAGGTGCGGGCCCTGGCGGAGCGGACCACCCGGGCGACGCGGGAGATCGGCGAGATGATCAAGTCGATCCAGGCCGAAACGCGGGGGGCGGTCGCCTCCATGGAGGAGGGGGTGCAGGAGGTGGGGCGCGGCACCGCGGAAGCCGGCAAGTCGGGGGAGGCGCTTCGGGAGATCCTGGCGCAGATAAACTCCGTGGCGATGCAGGTGAACCAGATTGCCACCGCCGCCGAAGAACAGACCGCCACCACCAGCGAGATCAGCCGCAACATGCAGGAGATCACCGACGTGGTCCACCATACCGCCCGGGGCGCCCAGGAGACGGCGGAGGCAGCCAACCAGCTCAACCGCCTGGCCGAGGATCTCCAGCGCCTCGTCGGGCAGTTCCGGCTGGCTGGATAG
- a CDS encoding PAS domain-containing sensor histidine kinase — protein sequence MTPDRRIALRIAATYAVVGALWILFSDQLLALVATDVRSAAAISMVKGWIYIAVTAALLFGLVSRHVKTILCAKQELCRRNEELTETEEELIRQMEELRRSQRELHDSTQTLQALFQASPVAIVAVDTDGFVTLWNNTAQRLFGWREDEVIGQQYPLLPPSELATFRHRLERTLQGDSLELSRQRRMTKSGALIEVELASAPLFDEADTVCGAVVALADWSEHQELERNLELTQFSVDHAAAGIGIIARDGRLVQVNDTMCRVLDYGRDELRAMTVLDIDPALTPELWQRRFNQVRRDGSLVFEVERRRRDGSMVPVEVTATYFSYEGEEYFCSFATDISGRRAAEQALRESEELFRQLFTQNEDAIVLLTPESFDVIDANPAAEELLGFQREELVRLGPWSFIAPDDYRSFIQAVPRLSDRPFHLDRLNALRMDGTRIFVSIWGKTVRLREKEVIYCSIRDITERVRMEEEMKSNQSRLIHANKMASLGVLVSGIAHEINNPNSYVSVNATLLRDVWRDATPVLDEYAEEQGDFSLGGLPFSEMRETVPKLFTGLVEGSRRISAIVSNLKEFAREDTGGLSRTVDVNRVLHDAVTILDHHIHKLSDRFAASYADSLPPVRGNQQQIEQVIINLLMNALQSLPERSRGIEVATRHDAERQQVVITVRDEGKGMSRRVMERITEPFFSTRLDQGGTGLGLSISASIVKEHRGTLEFESLPRQGTTAIVRLPVHKAD from the coding sequence ATGACTCCGGACCGCAGAATCGCTCTCAGAATCGCCGCCACCTACGCCGTGGTCGGGGCCCTCTGGATCCTCTTCTCGGATCAGCTGCTGGCGCTCGTCGCCACCGACGTGAGGTCGGCAGCCGCCATCAGCATGGTCAAGGGGTGGATCTATATCGCCGTCACGGCGGCGCTCCTCTTTGGCCTCGTTTCCCGTCACGTGAAGACAATCCTCTGTGCCAAGCAGGAGTTGTGCAGGCGCAACGAGGAGTTGACGGAGACCGAAGAGGAGCTCATCCGGCAGATGGAGGAGCTCCGCCGCAGCCAGCGGGAGCTCCACGACTCCACCCAGACCCTCCAGGCGCTTTTCCAGGCCTCGCCCGTCGCCATCGTCGCCGTCGATACCGACGGTTTCGTCACCCTCTGGAACAATACCGCCCAGCGGCTGTTCGGCTGGCGGGAGGATGAGGTGATCGGCCAGCAGTACCCCCTCCTTCCCCCCTCCGAACTGGCGACCTTCCGGCACCGGCTCGAACGGACCCTCCAGGGGGATTCCCTGGAGCTCTCCCGCCAGCGGCGGATGACCAAGAGCGGCGCACTCATCGAGGTGGAGCTCGCCTCGGCACCGCTCTTCGACGAGGCCGATACCGTCTGCGGCGCCGTCGTCGCCCTGGCCGACTGGTCGGAGCACCAGGAGTTGGAGCGGAACCTGGAGCTGACCCAGTTCTCGGTGGACCATGCCGCCGCCGGCATCGGCATCATCGCGCGGGACGGGCGGCTCGTCCAGGTCAACGATACGATGTGCCGGGTCCTCGACTACGGACGGGACGAGCTCCGGGCCATGACCGTCCTCGATATCGACCCCGCGCTCACCCCGGAACTGTGGCAGCGGCGCTTCAACCAGGTCCGCCGCGACGGCTCGCTGGTTTTCGAGGTGGAGCGGCGCCGCCGGGACGGGAGCATGGTCCCCGTTGAGGTCACCGCCACCTATTTCTCCTACGAGGGGGAGGAGTATTTCTGCTCCTTCGCCACCGACATCTCCGGCCGCCGGGCCGCCGAGCAGGCGCTGCGGGAGAGCGAGGAGCTCTTTCGCCAGCTCTTTACCCAGAACGAGGACGCCATCGTCCTCCTGACTCCGGAGAGCTTCGACGTCATCGACGCCAACCCGGCGGCGGAGGAGCTCCTCGGCTTCCAGCGGGAGGAGCTGGTGCGGCTCGGCCCCTGGTCGTTTATCGCGCCGGACGACTACCGGTCGTTCATCCAGGCGGTCCCCCGCCTGAGCGACCGGCCGTTCCACCTCGACCGCCTGAACGCCCTCAGGATGGACGGGACCCGCATTTTCGTGTCGATCTGGGGGAAAACGGTCCGGCTGCGGGAGAAGGAGGTCATCTACTGCTCCATCCGGGACATAACCGAGCGGGTCAGGATGGAGGAGGAGATGAAGAGCAACCAGTCGCGGCTCATTCACGCCAACAAGATGGCGTCGCTGGGGGTGCTGGTCTCCGGCATCGCCCACGAGATCAACAACCCCAACAGCTACGTCTCGGTGAACGCCACGCTGCTGCGCGACGTCTGGCGCGACGCCACGCCGGTGCTCGACGAGTATGCTGAGGAACAGGGGGACTTTTCCCTCGGCGGCCTCCCGTTCTCCGAGATGCGAGAGACGGTGCCGAAACTCTTCACCGGCCTCGTGGAGGGGTCGCGGCGCATCAGCGCCATCGTCAGCAACCTCAAGGAGTTCGCCCGGGAGGACACCGGCGGGCTCTCCCGGACGGTGGACGTGAACCGGGTGCTCCACGACGCGGTCACGATCCTCGATCACCATATCCACAAGCTCTCCGACCGCTTCGCCGCCTCCTACGCCGACTCCCTGCCGCCGGTGCGGGGGAACCAGCAGCAGATCGAGCAGGTGATCATCAACCTGTTGATGAACGCCCTGCAGTCCCTGCCGGAGCGGAGCCGCGGCATCGAGGTCGCCACCCGCCACGATGCGGAGCGCCAGCAGGTGGTAATCACGGTGCGCGACGAAGGGAAGGGGATGAGCCGCCGAGTGATGGAGCGGATCACCGAACCGTTTTTCTCCACCCGCCTCGACCAGGGGGGGACGGGACTCGGGCTCTCCATCTCCGCCTCCATCGTCAAGGAGCATCGCGGGACCCTGGAGTTCGAAAGCCTCCCCCGCCAGGGGACCACCGCCATCGTGCGGCTGCCGGTACACAAAGCGGACTGA